From a single Solenopsis invicta isolate M01_SB chromosome 4, UNIL_Sinv_3.0, whole genome shotgun sequence genomic region:
- the LOC113004656 gene encoding uncharacterized protein LOC113004656, with amino-acid sequence MLKTQSLKQKDKTIEISFEHLQVMTAIGDMNTTLQQVLDNQNKLMNLWEASGILKGMPQAFHEKYELNILFKTVEEFINFNELVQKNNDCLCDFVRSLHVLIDRRRNHVKTIINILKKYMTRDVALKYTAQKQCTDKLVLKELSFCKSIIELATHKLINENNQSLTEKEILSAIGYCLTSAKDWDGHRAKRNKVQNL; translated from the exons ATg CTGAAAACACAAAGTCTAAAACAAAAAGACAAGACAATTGAAATTTCCTTCGAACATTTGCAAGTAATGACAGCTATTGGAGACATGAATACGACGCTTCAACAAGTTTtagataatcaaaataaattgatgaaTTTGTGGGAAGCGTCAGGCATCCTTAAAGGAATGCCTCAAGCCTTTCacgaaaaatatgaattaaatatccTTTTTAAAACAGTAGAGgagtttataaatttcaatgaattagtgcaaaaaaataatgattgtcTGTGTGATTTT GTCCGGTCGTTACATGTTTTGATTGATCGACGCAGAAATcatgttaaaacaattataaacatattaaaaaaatacatgaccCGAGATGTCGCTTTAAAATATACAGCACAAAAACAATGTACTGATAAATTAGTGCTCAAGGAATTGTCTTTTTGTAAATCAATAATAG aATTAGCAACGCACAAACTCATCAACGAAAATAATCAGTCACTAACGGAAAAGGAAATTCTGAGTGCTATTGGTTACTGCTTAACAAGCGCAAAAGATTGGGATGGACATCGCGCAAAGAGGAACAAAGTACAAAACCTATAG